The nucleotide sequence AGGAGGCGCTGGGAACGGGTTAAGAAGGTTCAAGAGGCTTATGAGCGCTTGTTTTCCAAAGGAAAATCGGGCAGCGATGAGGAGATGTGTAAAGAACTGGGTGTGGACCGGGGGACGTTTATCGGGTGGCTGGAAGAGTTTGAGAGGTTCCATCCGATTTCTTTGGACCGCGTCATACACACCGAGGACGGGGAGTCTTTCCGCATTGCCGATGCGATTCCCGATCCGGAAGGTGTGGATCCGGCGCAGACGGTGTCCCGCCAGGCCGTCAGACAGATGTTGGCTGAAGCGATCACGGCACTTCCTGAGAGGGAGAAGTATGTCCTGTCCCTACATTATATTGAAGGATTGTCGTTTCGAGAGGTCGCTGCCGTTCTCGGGGTTACGCCTGCCCGGGTCAGTCAACTCCACTCCAAAGCCCTTTTGCGGTTGAGAAGCCGGTTGGCGCGGCATCGGGCAGATTTGATGGAGTGATGGGGGAGCGAAGGATGGGACAGGAGCGGGAACCGGACATCGGAAGCGTGCTGGAGGTCGAAATTAGTTCAGATGGTCTGACCGCCCGGGCCCGGTGGAAACCTGGTACACCGCCGGAGGAACGGGCCAGGTGGACGAGCGCGGACGTGGAATCTTTTTTGCTGAAATCGGGTATTCATTTCGGGGTGGTTGAGGAGGGACTGGAGAGGCTTCTCGCTGTACGGGCGGATGACGGGGCAAGTTGGGTGGAGGTCGCCCGGGGGATTCCACCGGAACCTGGACAACCCGGTGGGATTGAGTGGCTGACACAAGATTCCAAGGCGGAGGGAGCGCAAGGGGAGCCCCGGGACCCCGGCAGCGGGGCGAATCGGGTGGATTTGCGCGATCGCGGCGGC is from Kyrpidia tusciae DSM 2912 and encodes:
- a CDS encoding sigma-70 family RNA polymerase sigma factor produces the protein MEKPGVQSEPLDITLYLPMVENIARRLKSRFKPAAMEDLVSFGMLGLLEAARRYDPGQETPFEVFARLRIRGAMIDGVRAEGPASRRRWERVKKVQEAYERLFSKGKSGSDEEMCKELGVDRGTFIGWLEEFERFHPISLDRVIHTEDGESFRIADAIPDPEGVDPAQTVSRQAVRQMLAEAITALPEREKYVLSLHYIEGLSFREVAAVLGVTPARVSQLHSKALLRLRSRLARHRADLME